A genomic region of Rhipicephalus sanguineus isolate Rsan-2018 chromosome 3, BIME_Rsan_1.4, whole genome shotgun sequence contains the following coding sequences:
- the LOC119384977 gene encoding uncharacterized protein LOC119384977, giving the protein MSHILVKWVSSSQWDVYNVRAIVDTSVSLQLLMDANAIVNLRGTVVAVNWNEGEPAADAELLDFGLERTMERRRTRLVRLASTALDSAKEVPSEENAPYEVNSVLTL; this is encoded by the exons ATGAGCCATATATTAGTTAAATGGGTGTCGTCGTCACAGTGGGATGTGTACAACGTCCGAGCCATTGTGGACACCAGTGTAAGCCTGCAACTGCTGATGGACGCAAATGCCATTGTAAATTTGCGCGGCACCGTAGTAGCCGTAAATTGGAACGAGGGCGAGCCGGCGGCAGACGCCGAGTTGCTGGACTTCG GGTTAGAAAGGACAATGGAGCGCCGGCGAACAAGGCTGGTGCGGTTGGCGAGCACGGCTTTGGACAGTGCCAAGGAGGTGCCTTCAGAGGAGAATGCGCCGTACGAGGTGAATTCTGTGTTAACACTTTAA